One window from the genome of Carnobacteriaceae bacterium zg-84 encodes:
- a CDS encoding decarboxylating cobalt-precorrin-6B (C(15))-methyltransferase produces the protein MRDNEFIRTKVPMTKEEIRAISIDKLQLHRAKRMLDVGSGTGSVTIQAAHIYPELDVVAIERNPDAVALTLENIEKFNCKNVTLHEGLAPISLEGQFDAIFVGGTGGNMREIFDWCHELLVPGGRLVLNFILLENAIEAAEIAEEMDWQELEVTSIQAGRWTGLGKGHYFKPQNPTIIVSCEKALENQEAQESAQA, from the coding sequence ATGAGAGATAATGAATTTATTCGTACAAAAGTACCTATGACAAAAGAAGAAATTCGAGCTATTAGCATAGATAAATTACAATTACACCGTGCAAAAAGAATGCTAGATGTTGGTTCAGGTACAGGAAGCGTGACTATTCAAGCAGCACATATATATCCAGAGTTAGATGTTGTTGCCATTGAAAGAAATCCAGATGCCGTAGCATTAACATTAGAAAATATTGAAAAATTCAACTGTAAAAATGTTACCTTACATGAAGGGCTTGCCCCTATCTCATTAGAAGGGCAGTTTGATGCTATTTTTGTAGGTGGTACAGGTGGCAATATGCGTGAAATTTTTGACTGGTGTCATGAATTACTCGTGCCGGGTGGACGTTTAGTCTTAAACTTTATCTTATTAGAAAATGCCATTGAAGCAGCAGAAATCGCTGAAGAAATGGACTGGCAAGAATTGGAAGTAACAAGTATTCAAGCAGGTCGTTGGACAGGTTTAGGCAAAGGCCATTATTTTAAACCACAAAATCCAACGATTATCGTATCGTGTGAAAAGGCATTAGAAAATCAAGAAGCACAAGAGAGTGCACAAGCATAA
- a CDS encoding cobalt-precorrin-7 (C(5))-methyltransferase, which translates to MGMIYVIGIGPGDTRYGLLGHEDLFKKADYIIGSDRHLEILPEEYAHKGVVPPKKLLALEELLRSYDEDKTLVYLASGDPLIYGLGKWLSEKFKGQVEIMPGVSAMQYLASKAFIPMNDAYLTSSHAKIPNFDLIMSLSKVFMVTDDHVGPYQIAQEAVQRGLNKRVIIGENLSYDDEKITSCLAQDVEDREYKMNVVVIMDER; encoded by the coding sequence ATGGGTATGATTTATGTCATTGGTATAGGTCCTGGAGATACACGTTATGGATTATTAGGACATGAAGATTTATTTAAAAAGGCTGATTACATTATTGGAAGTGATCGTCATTTAGAAATTTTACCTGAAGAATATGCACACAAAGGTGTTGTACCTCCTAAAAAATTATTGGCTTTAGAAGAATTATTACGTAGTTATGATGAAGATAAAACACTTGTGTATTTAGCTTCAGGAGATCCTCTAATTTATGGATTAGGAAAATGGTTATCCGAGAAATTTAAAGGTCAAGTAGAAATTATGCCAGGTGTTAGTGCTATGCAATATTTGGCAAGTAAAGCATTTATTCCAATGAATGATGCCTATTTGACAAGTAGTCATGCCAAAATCCCTAATTTTGATTTGATTATGAGTTTATCAAAAGTGTTTATGGTTACAGATGATCATGTTGGTCCGTATCAAATTGCTCAAGAAGCTGTACAACGTGGTTTAAACAAACGTGTGATTATAGGTGAAAATTTAAGTTATGACGATGAAAAAATAACATCATGTCTTGCACAAGATGTTGAAGATAGAGAATATAAAATGAATGTGGTGGTGATCATGGATGAGAGATAA
- a CDS encoding cobalt-precorrin-5B (C(1))-methyltransferase, whose protein sequence is MEEYAYVNGKKLKKGYTTGTCATAATVAALYMIYNQEIEDKVTVHTASGVKVTVSLHDQSFGENTATAAVEKDGGDDADATHGMLIYSTVTLLPDQKEIIIDGGEGVGRVTKKGLAISVGEAAINPTPRRVIEEAAREIIGENCGAKIVIWAPEGEKRALLTYNPRLGIVGGISILGTTGIVNPMSEDSWKAAITVELTMLYKTGATSVVLAPGNYGEDFATGTIGINKERIVNMSNFIGHVLKEVQRIGFTKVLMIGHMGKLVKVAAGIFSTHSKDADARMETLIANLALLGAPIELLQEVDKCLTTESAGEAIERYGYTHVYQVIADKIKGRSERLLKYKEPKVEVDVVIFSSDTGYLASTKPLEDIKEEWV, encoded by the coding sequence GTGGAAGAGTATGCTTACGTTAATGGTAAGAAATTAAAAAAAGGGTATACAACAGGAACGTGTGCAACAGCTGCAACGGTTGCTGCCCTTTATATGATATACAATCAAGAAATTGAAGATAAAGTAACGGTTCATACAGCTTCTGGTGTAAAAGTAACCGTGTCTTTACACGATCAATCCTTTGGAGAAAACACAGCAACAGCAGCCGTTGAAAAAGACGGTGGTGATGATGCAGACGCAACACATGGTATGTTGATTTACTCAACTGTTACTTTATTACCAGACCAAAAAGAGATTATCATTGATGGTGGTGAAGGTGTTGGTCGAGTGACTAAAAAAGGTTTGGCAATCAGCGTTGGAGAAGCTGCTATCAATCCAACACCAAGACGTGTCATAGAAGAAGCAGCAAGGGAGATTATTGGTGAAAACTGTGGTGCAAAAATTGTTATTTGGGCACCAGAAGGTGAAAAACGTGCTTTATTAACGTACAATCCAAGATTAGGTATTGTTGGCGGTATTTCTATTTTAGGAACAACAGGGATTGTTAATCCAATGTCAGAAGATAGTTGGAAAGCAGCTATTACAGTGGAATTAACAATGCTGTATAAAACAGGCGCAACAAGTGTTGTTCTAGCACCGGGAAATTATGGTGAAGATTTTGCGACAGGTACAATTGGTATTAATAAAGAACGTATTGTGAATATGAGTAATTTTATTGGGCATGTTCTAAAAGAAGTACAACGTATTGGCTTTACAAAAGTATTGATGATTGGGCATATGGGCAAACTTGTAAAAGTTGCAGCAGGTATTTTCTCAACGCATAGTAAAGATGCTGATGCACGTATGGAAACATTGATTGCTAATTTAGCATTATTAGGTGCACCAATCGAGTTATTACAAGAAGTTGATAAATGTTTAACGACAGAATCAGCAGGTGAAGCTATAGAAAGATATGGATATACGCATGTGTATCAAGTGATTGCCGATAAAATTAAAGGACGCAGTGAACGTTTATTAAAATATAAAGAACCAAAAGTCGAAGTGGATGTTGTGATTTTTTCTTCTGATACAGGCTATTTAGCATCAACAAAACCATTAGAAGATATTAAGGAGGAATGGGTATGA
- a CDS encoding cobalt-precorrin-8 methylmutase yields MSYIKDPSSIEAKSFQIIQSIIDEEHAGYTFKDGMEESIIKRAIHTSADFDYLYNLKFSNDGVQNIIRALEEKGTIFTDTNMALSGINKRILDELGVKYSCLVNDENVAKYAKEHGITRSMAAIEYAATVEGPKVFVLGNAPTAVYKVIDMVNEGKLVADAVVGVPVGFVGAAESKQALHDSDIPAISALGRKGGSNVAAAIINAILYQLQYKTEDYQRYYTPDKKD; encoded by the coding sequence ATGAGTTATATTAAAGACCCAAGTTCAATCGAAGCAAAAAGCTTCCAAATTATTCAATCTATTATTGACGAAGAACATGCAGGATATACATTTAAAGATGGTATGGAAGAAAGTATTATAAAACGTGCTATCCATACATCTGCTGACTTTGATTATTTATATAATTTAAAATTTTCAAATGATGGCGTTCAAAATATTATTCGTGCTTTAGAAGAAAAAGGAACGATTTTCACAGATACAAATATGGCATTAAGCGGTATTAACAAACGTATTTTAGATGAATTAGGCGTGAAATACAGCTGCTTAGTCAACGATGAAAATGTTGCGAAATATGCAAAAGAACATGGTATTACACGTTCAATGGCAGCTATTGAATATGCTGCTACAGTTGAAGGGCCAAAAGTCTTTGTATTAGGAAATGCACCAACGGCTGTTTATAAAGTGATTGATATGGTTAATGAAGGTAAACTTGTTGCTGATGCTGTTGTTGGTGTACCAGTAGGATTTGTTGGTGCTGCTGAATCTAAACAAGCATTACACGACAGTGATATTCCAGCTATTTCAGCTTTAGGTAGAAAAGGTGGAAGCAATGTTGCGGCAGCCATTATCAATGCGATTTTATATCAATTACAATATAAAACAGAAGACTATCAACGCTACTATACACCAGACAAGAAAGACTAG
- a CDS encoding cobalamin biosynthesis protein, producing the protein MAIISIFIAVILDWLIGDPYHWPHPIKWIGNYIYFCLKQQEKWKLNGYLFGALLWITTVSLTGGISYGVLWSVQQLHSIVYWIVWTYLAYTTLAAKSLAFEAMKVYRTLVYGTIEEARYQVGMIVGRDTTELTKEEIRNATIETVAENTSDGVIGPLLCLFIGGPVLAMIYKAINTLDSMVGYKTEKYKQMGFVSAKIDDIVNLIPARLTWLLLMLASVVCQLNVKQAIMIGIRDRYQHASPNSAFPESVVAGALGIQLGGTHVYHGQVIEKPMIGEKQREVDNQDILSTIQLLFISNALALMLFTVTALSIYIF; encoded by the coding sequence ATTGCCATTATATCAATTTTTATTGCAGTCATATTGGACTGGTTAATTGGAGATCCATATCATTGGCCACATCCAATTAAATGGATTGGTAACTACATTTATTTTTGTTTAAAACAACAAGAAAAATGGAAATTAAATGGCTATTTATTTGGGGCACTTTTATGGATAACAACCGTATCGTTAACCGGAGGTATAAGTTATGGTGTTCTATGGAGTGTACAGCAATTACATAGTATTGTTTATTGGATAGTGTGGACATATTTGGCTTATACGACACTAGCTGCTAAAAGTCTTGCTTTTGAAGCAATGAAAGTTTATCGAACATTGGTTTATGGAACGATTGAAGAAGCACGATATCAAGTTGGTATGATTGTTGGAAGAGATACAACTGAATTAACGAAAGAAGAAATTCGAAATGCTACCATTGAAACAGTGGCAGAAAATACGAGTGACGGTGTTATAGGACCACTTCTTTGCCTATTTATTGGCGGACCGGTATTGGCAATGATTTATAAAGCCATTAACACATTAGATTCTATGGTGGGATACAAAACAGAAAAATACAAACAAATGGGATTTGTATCTGCCAAAATAGATGATATTGTCAATTTAATACCGGCACGTTTGACATGGCTTTTGCTTATGCTTGCCAGTGTTGTGTGTCAATTAAATGTGAAGCAAGCAATAATGATTGGCATTAGAGATCGTTATCAACATGCCAGCCCAAATAGTGCTTTTCCAGAATCTGTTGTTGCAGGTGCTTTAGGCATCCAATTAGGCGGAACACATGTATATCATGGACAAGTCATTGAAAAACCAATGATTGGAGAAAAACAAAGAGAAGTCGACAATCAAGATATTTTATCAACCATACAATTATTATTTATCAGTAATGCACTTGCTTTAATGTTATTTACAGTAACGGCATTATCAATCTATATTTTTTAA
- a CDS encoding cobyrinate a,c-diamide synthase — MKQFMLAGVSSGVGKTTITLGILKALANRNLVVQPYKVGPDYIDTAYHTRIAKRPSRNLDSFMIPDEDRLKWSYSKWHQQADVAVIEGVMGFYDGLGTDKDCASSAEIAKKMGVPVILIVDGKATSTSAAAIVHGFASFDKDVNIAGVIINRVASQNHYELIKGAIERYTNVEVLGYFPKNINVELPSRHLGLIPDVEMENLDKTFDTLGELAEQYIQLDRLLEIADLPRVEQVSPFKTKDYTGLKMAYALDDAFHFYYEDNLDLLKDLGVELIPFSPLKDKSLPKADVYYFGGGFPEIYAKELAENQSFRQSVYQASINGAPIYAECGGLMYLGKYLETDGQIFDMVGVFDGKSVMTPRLKKFGYCQATTKVDSLFGKAGTQVRGHEFHHSTFETNEPTVLDMEKTRDGEVVSRWDGGYKVRRTFASYLHVHFYQNEELLFNWLDDVKEAMNK, encoded by the coding sequence ATGAAACAATTTATGTTAGCAGGTGTATCAAGTGGTGTTGGAAAAACGACCATTACACTAGGTATTCTAAAAGCTTTAGCAAATAGAAACTTAGTCGTTCAACCTTATAAAGTCGGACCAGATTATATTGATACAGCCTATCATACACGTATTGCCAAACGACCTTCACGCAATTTGGATAGTTTCATGATTCCAGATGAAGATCGCTTGAAATGGTCTTATTCTAAATGGCATCAACAAGCAGATGTTGCTGTCATTGAAGGGGTTATGGGATTTTATGACGGTTTAGGCACTGATAAAGATTGTGCTTCATCGGCTGAAATTGCTAAAAAAATGGGTGTGCCCGTTATTTTAATTGTAGACGGAAAAGCGACTTCAACGTCTGCAGCAGCCATTGTACACGGTTTTGCTTCTTTTGATAAAGATGTCAATATCGCAGGTGTCATTATCAATCGTGTGGCCTCTCAAAATCACTACGAACTGATCAAAGGTGCTATTGAGCGTTATACAAATGTTGAAGTCTTAGGGTATTTCCCTAAAAACATCAATGTTGAATTACCATCAAGACATCTTGGATTAATTCCAGATGTTGAAATGGAAAATTTAGATAAAACATTTGATACATTAGGTGAATTAGCAGAACAATATATCCAATTAGATAGATTGTTAGAAATTGCTGATTTACCTAGAGTAGAACAAGTAAGCCCTTTTAAAACAAAAGATTATACTGGTTTAAAAATGGCTTATGCTTTAGACGATGCTTTTCATTTTTACTATGAAGATAATCTTGATCTGTTAAAAGATTTAGGTGTGGAACTTATTCCATTCAGCCCATTAAAAGATAAAAGCCTTCCTAAAGCAGATGTGTATTATTTTGGTGGAGGATTTCCTGAAATTTATGCAAAAGAATTGGCAGAAAATCAATCCTTTAGACAGTCTGTTTATCAAGCCTCTATAAATGGTGCCCCTATCTATGCTGAATGCGGTGGGTTGATGTATTTAGGTAAATATTTAGAAACAGACGGTCAAATATTTGATATGGTTGGTGTATTTGACGGAAAAAGCGTCATGACACCAAGACTTAAAAAATTCGGCTATTGCCAAGCAACAACGAAAGTAGATAGCTTATTTGGAAAAGCGGGTACACAAGTACGTGGACACGAATTTCATCATTCAACATTTGAAACAAATGAACCAACTGTTTTAGATATGGAAAAAACACGTGATGGAGAAGTTGTTTCTCGTTGGGATGGTGGCTACAAAGTACGTCGTACATTTGCAAGTTATCTACATGTTCATTTCTACCAAAATGAAGAATTATTGTTTAATTGGTTAGATGATGTGAAAGAGGCAATGAACAAATGA
- a CDS encoding acetate kinase — protein sequence MTKKICAINAGSSSLKCQLFEMPEEKLIMKCLFEKIGQEHSSLTLTYDNQVFKEEHTFNTHQDAISCLLQLMIKLGIVDNLSEISGIGHRVAHGGEFFKASAIVDDRALEEIEALGALAPSHNPVNAKGIRICRELLPNSLQVAVFDTAFHQTLEKEHFLYPIPYEYYKDFSIRKYGFHGTSHQYIYQVLKQQKAYKTVPLKVINCHLGNGCSLCAIKDGKSVNTSMGFTPLAGVMMGSRSGDIDVSILPFLQEKTNMTPQDMLQMLNQQSGLLGISTVSNDIRDILALVEQGDEQACLAIEMFTNRIAQTIASYIVDLGGVDVISFTAGIGENAAYIREKIIQKLACFSIFVDKVANEKNKLFIHAAKSKVKIAIVPTNEELMIVKDTYALLCNVDK from the coding sequence ATGACGAAAAAAATATGTGCCATAAATGCTGGGAGTTCTTCTTTAAAATGCCAGTTATTTGAGATGCCGGAAGAAAAACTTATTATGAAATGTTTGTTTGAAAAAATCGGACAAGAACATTCTAGTTTGACTTTGACGTATGACAATCAAGTATTTAAAGAAGAACATACTTTTAATACACATCAAGATGCGATTAGTTGTTTGTTACAGTTGATGATAAAATTGGGTATTGTTGACAATTTATCTGAAATAAGTGGAATTGGACATCGAGTTGCACATGGTGGAGAGTTTTTCAAAGCCTCAGCTATTGTTGATGATCGAGCGTTAGAAGAAATAGAAGCTTTAGGTGCTTTAGCACCTAGTCATAACCCAGTAAATGCCAAGGGTATTCGTATTTGTCGTGAGTTGTTGCCTAATTCACTTCAAGTAGCTGTTTTTGATACAGCATTTCATCAAACATTGGAAAAGGAACATTTTTTATATCCTATTCCATATGAGTACTATAAAGATTTTAGCATTCGTAAATATGGGTTTCATGGAACCAGTCATCAATATATTTATCAAGTATTAAAACAACAAAAGGCGTATAAAACAGTGCCTTTAAAAGTGATAAATTGCCATTTAGGTAATGGATGTAGTTTATGTGCTATAAAAGATGGTAAATCTGTGAATACGTCCATGGGATTTACACCACTAGCTGGTGTAATGATGGGTAGTAGAAGTGGTGATATTGATGTTAGTATTCTACCGTTTTTACAAGAAAAAACCAATATGACACCACAAGATATGTTACAGATGCTTAATCAACAATCAGGTTTATTAGGTATTTCTACTGTGTCAAACGATATACGTGATATTTTAGCATTGGTCGAACAAGGAGATGAACAAGCTTGTTTAGCTATTGAGATGTTTACGAATCGTATTGCACAAACGATTGCTAGCTATATTGTTGACTTAGGTGGAGTAGATGTGATTTCTTTTACAGCTGGTATTGGAGAAAATGCAGCCTATATTCGTGAAAAAATCATTCAAAAATTAGCTTGCTTTTCTATTTTTGTAGATAAAGTGGCGAATGAAAAAAATAAATTATTTATTCACGCTGCAAAATCAAAAGTAAAAATTGCGATAGTACCAACAAATGAAGAACTAATGATTGTGAAAGATACTTATGCATTATTATGCAATGTGGATAAATAA
- a CDS encoding heme-binding protein: protein MNNLKSKQLLKLLVICFNQLCDEVHTSFGKISLKKIASTLQNVTIDNVVSASDAAYLHKIHSELSANCWQEITVSGETLLMIKELVEILVHDYKDDISNDLCDYIQKVYEVAVLSEKIDYQEHIYEKVLQEVCHTQTRQSIDLHEKATGLLRKSIEVAHELGVLIVFSLVDAHGHVILTYCMENALLVSQEMAYKKAYSAVAMKMPTRQLAQLTKIGEPLYQLETMSDNTLVSLAGGEPIYSNGLLIGGLGISGGSLEQDQYIAEKVLTYLYTE from the coding sequence ATGAATAACTTAAAAAGTAAGCAACTTTTGAAGCTATTGGTGATTTGTTTTAATCAATTATGCGATGAAGTGCATACGTCGTTTGGAAAAATAAGTTTGAAAAAAATTGCATCTACTTTGCAAAATGTCACGATTGATAATGTTGTTTCTGCCAGTGATGCTGCTTATTTGCATAAGATTCATTCAGAGTTATCGGCAAATTGCTGGCAAGAGATAACTGTATCAGGTGAAACGCTCTTGATGATAAAAGAACTTGTGGAAATCTTAGTACATGACTATAAAGACGATATATCGAATGATTTGTGTGATTATATACAAAAAGTTTATGAAGTTGCGGTGTTGTCTGAAAAAATAGATTATCAAGAGCATATTTATGAAAAAGTATTGCAAGAAGTTTGTCATACACAAACAAGACAAAGTATTGATTTGCATGAAAAAGCGACTGGGCTATTACGTAAGAGTATTGAGGTTGCGCATGAATTAGGTGTATTGATTGTTTTTAGTTTAGTGGATGCACATGGACATGTGATTTTAACATATTGTATGGAAAATGCTCTTTTAGTCAGTCAAGAAATGGCTTATAAAAAAGCATATTCAGCCGTTGCGATGAAAATGCCAACAAGACAGTTAGCACAGTTAACAAAAATAGGAGAACCTTTATATCAATTAGAAACGATGTCTGATAATACGCTTGTTAGTTTAGCGGGGGGAGAACCTATTTATTCAAATGGTCTGCTAATTGGTGGATTAGGAATTAGCGGTGGTTCATTGGAGCAAGACCAATATATTGCAGAGAAAGTGTTAACTTATTTGTATACAGAGTAA
- a CDS encoding glycerol dehydratase reactivase beta/small subunit family protein, which yields MSIYAQKKPTINIWLDDKIDEKDIQEICYGIEEEGIPFSVAYKSSNHNAVTLSYQAALESDLLVGIGGTATEFVLHYKHLPTERFLYRLNRKQETTPRELRILGSNAAKLVKGEPFIVSSVFEKSF from the coding sequence ATGAGTATTTATGCACAGAAAAAACCCACAATCAATATTTGGCTTGATGATAAAATTGATGAAAAAGATATTCAAGAGATTTGTTATGGCATTGAAGAAGAGGGCATTCCTTTTTCCGTTGCTTATAAATCATCGAATCATAATGCTGTGACATTGAGCTATCAAGCTGCTTTAGAATCTGATTTATTAGTCGGTATTGGTGGAACAGCAACAGAATTTGTTCTGCATTATAAACATTTACCAACAGAGCGCTTTTTGTATCGGTTAAATCGAAAACAAGAAACAACGCCTCGAGAGTTGAGAATTTTAGGAAGTAATGCAGCAAAATTAGTAAAAGGTGAACCTTTTATTGTATCAAGTGTTTTTGAAAAATCATTTTAA
- a CDS encoding diol dehydratase reactivase subunit alpha, with protein sequence MKTVIGIDIGNSSTESALATVDDTGVVRFVSYGISDTTGIKGTVDNVHGIYQSIEKVLKDTPYTLEDIDLIRINEATPVIGDVAMETITETIITESSMIGHNPRTPGGIGLGVGETVNIVDLISKPMDKDYIVIAQKEIDFDMVSELINAYVKRGYSIVGAVLQADDGVLVNNRLHKKIPIVDEIAFIDKVPVGMLAALEVVEKGKVISELSNPYGIATVFQLNSEETKHIVPIARALIGNRSAVVIKTPEGDVQSRVIPAGNIQIIGEHRNSQVNVSKGAQCIMEHIVEVGTIKNVTGESGTNVGGMLEKVRQTMSELTGKNSQDIYIKDILAVDTVVPIDVKGGLAGEFSMEQAVGIASMVESDKLQMSLIAREVSDTLKIPVDIGGLEAESAILGALTTPGTNKPLAILDLGAGSTDASIINEKEEMVSVHLAGAGDMVTMLINSELGLNNKHLAEDIKKYPLAKVESLFHIRHEDGTVEFFEHPLSADLFARVIIVKDNKEFVPLMQDDVSIEKIKLVRQSAKQRVFVTNTIRALKTVSPTSSIRDIPFVVIVGGSALDFEIPQFVTDALSHYAIVAGRGNVRGICGPRNAVATGLVLAYAKELMKK encoded by the coding sequence ATGAAAACAGTTATCGGTATTGATATTGGTAATTCATCAACGGAATCAGCTTTAGCGACTGTTGATGACACAGGAGTCGTACGGTTTGTTTCTTACGGAATTTCTGATACAACAGGTATCAAAGGAACAGTTGACAATGTTCATGGTATTTATCAATCCATTGAAAAAGTATTAAAAGATACACCATATACTTTAGAAGATATTGATTTAATTCGTATCAATGAAGCTACTCCAGTTATTGGTGATGTGGCAATGGAAACCATTACGGAAACGATTATCACTGAATCAAGTATGATTGGACATAATCCAAGAACTCCTGGAGGAATTGGGCTAGGTGTCGGTGAAACAGTGAACATTGTCGATTTGATTTCCAAACCAATGGATAAAGATTATATTGTTATTGCACAAAAAGAAATTGACTTTGATATGGTGTCTGAACTAATCAATGCATACGTGAAACGTGGGTATTCGATTGTTGGGGCTGTTTTACAAGCAGATGATGGTGTTTTAGTGAATAATCGTTTGCATAAAAAAATACCAATTGTTGATGAAATTGCGTTTATTGATAAAGTGCCTGTTGGTATGCTTGCTGCACTAGAAGTTGTTGAAAAAGGAAAAGTTATTTCTGAGTTATCAAACCCTTATGGGATTGCAACGGTTTTTCAGTTGAACTCAGAAGAAACAAAACATATTGTACCGATCGCAAGAGCATTGATTGGGAATCGTTCAGCAGTTGTTATTAAAACACCTGAAGGAGATGTTCAATCAAGAGTTATTCCAGCGGGAAATATTCAGATTATTGGAGAACATCGCAATTCTCAAGTGAATGTATCTAAAGGTGCACAATGTATCATGGAACATATTGTCGAAGTAGGTACGATTAAAAACGTCACTGGAGAATCTGGGACAAATGTTGGTGGTATGTTAGAAAAAGTTCGACAAACAATGTCTGAATTGACTGGGAAAAATTCTCAAGATATTTATATTAAAGATATTTTAGCAGTTGATACAGTTGTACCAATTGATGTTAAAGGCGGTTTAGCAGGAGAATTTTCAATGGAGCAAGCTGTCGGTATTGCTTCAATGGTTGAGTCTGACAAGTTACAGATGTCTTTGATTGCACGTGAAGTATCCGATACGTTAAAAATCCCAGTAGATATTGGTGGATTAGAAGCAGAATCTGCGATTTTAGGGGCATTAACGACACCAGGAACAAATAAACCATTAGCTATCTTAGATTTAGGAGCAGGGTCAACTGATGCGTCTATTATCAATGAAAAAGAAGAAATGGTATCGGTGCATTTAGCCGGTGCAGGTGATATGGTAACAATGCTTATTAATTCAGAACTAGGTTTAAATAATAAGCATTTAGCTGAAGACATTAAAAAATATCCATTAGCAAAAGTGGAAAGTTTATTCCATATACGTCATGAGGACGGTACTGTTGAATTTTTTGAACATCCGTTATCAGCAGATTTATTTGCACGTGTGATTATTGTAAAAGATAATAAAGAGTTTGTACCATTGATGCAAGATGATGTATCTATTGAGAAAATTAAGCTAGTTAGACAAAGCGCTAAACAAAGAGTTTTTGTAACAAATACTATTCGTGCGTTAAAAACAGTAAGTCCAACAAGCAGTATTCGAGATATTCCATTTGTTGTTATTGTAGGGGGCTCAGCCCTTGATTTTGAAATTCCTCAATTTGTAACAGATGCTTTATCACATTATGCTATTGTTGCTGGACGAGGTAATGTTAGAGGTATCTGTGGTCCAAGAAATGCTGTAGCAACAGGTCTTGTTCTAGCGTATGCCAAAGAATTGATGAAAAAATGA
- a CDS encoding diol dehydratase small subunit, with product MSEIDTLLKKLLDNVQSEEVGVEDYPIAQKHPDWIKIGKDKTYADITLENVLNDTITAKELRISSDILKKQGDIATAGGRPTIKNNFLRAAELVRVPDERVLEMYNALRPYRSSKEELLAIATELETKYDAPICAGFVKEAALHYERRKKLKGDN from the coding sequence ATGTCAGAAATTGATACATTATTAAAAAAATTATTGGACAATGTTCAGAGTGAAGAAGTTGGAGTAGAGGATTATCCTATTGCACAAAAACATCCAGATTGGATAAAAATTGGAAAAGATAAAACGTATGCAGATATTACATTGGAAAATGTTTTAAATGATACAATTACAGCAAAAGAGTTAAGAATTTCTTCTGATATTTTAAAAAAACAAGGGGATATTGCTACAGCTGGCGGACGTCCAACGATTAAAAATAATTTTTTAAGAGCCGCTGAATTAGTAAGAGTTCCAGATGAACGTGTATTGGAAATGTATAATGCACTTCGTCCATATCGTTCATCAAAAGAAGAATTATTGGCGATTGCTACTGAATTAGAAACAAAATATGATGCACCTATTTGTGCAGGTTTTGTGAAAGAGGCAGCTTTACATTATGAACGTCGTAAAAAATTAAAAGGCGATAATTAG